AAATACTCTGTCCACAGGAGTCAGCTTACACACTTCTGAAGGCACGTAACAGCCCAGCTGTGCCATAACCACCATGAGACCAGCCTgacaggaggaaaaaacaaaaacaaaacctttaCCCTTAGACTTCTACAGTACACCagatcttgataaaaacaaagggccttaaccagttagtgaccggcccatcgtgtttcaacgtcggtcactaacgggccttattccgatgccagactttttacgtcgcggcatcggaatacgtttacagagcagggaactgtcagatctccctgctctcagctgctagagttagctgagggctgggagcgtccctgctctgccgtgtgagattgaTATTgtgtgagattgatattagtatcgatctcacacgtttaacccctcagatgcggtgctcaatagcgagcaccacatctgagtggttttggagagagggagggagctccctctcccccaccgacacgatcgccgagtgtctgtgtctaatggcagccgggggtctaataaaggcccccaggctgcctggagtgaatgcctgctagatcatgccgcaggcatgacctagcagatgcctgtccgtgttaaacggacaggcagtaagtaatacactgcaatacaaaagtattgcagtgtattataatagcgatcggagaatcgcatattatagtcccctagtgggactagtaaaaaaagtgaaaaaaaaagtttaataaagttaataaaaaaaaaaaagtggaaaaaaaaatgaaaaacccagcttttccccttacaaaatgctttactattaaaaaaaaaaaaaaataaagttaaaaagttacacatatttggtatcgccgcgtccgtaacgaccccgactataaatctagcacattatttaagccgcacggtgaacgccgtaaaaaaattaataaaaaactatggaaaaattgctgtgaatactgactttaaaaaaatgtgataaaaagtgatcaaaaagtcgcatctactccaaaatggtaccaataaaaactacaagtcttcccgcaaaaaaaaagtcctcatacaaccgcatcggcgaaaaaataaaaacgttacggctcttcaaatatggagacacaaaaacaaatcatttagaaaaaaaagcgtttttactgtgtaaaagtagcaaaacatacaaaaacgatacaaatttggtatcgttgcaatcgtaacaacccgctgaataaagttattgtgttatttataccacacggtaaacggcgtagatttaggacgcaaaaaagagtggcgtaatgtcaggtttttttctattcccccccaaaaaaaagttaataaaagttaatcaataaataatatgtcccccaaaatggtgctattaaaaaatacaactcgtcccgcaaaaaacaagaccttatacagcaatgtcgacgcaaaaataaaaacgttatagctcttggaatgcgacgattgaaaaacgtaaaaaatagcctggtcattaaggttcaaaataggctggtcattaaggggttaacagatttACTAAGCAAGAGACAACTTGACATGATCTAACCAGCATCACAATCACTCTGGATCACCACGACATGGCACTGGCTCTGCTGTCACTATTAGTGGGCCTAAGATAGACACTACTCTCTTGCAGTCCTTGATTGGCCACTATTTGCCCAgatacagcaccactcttgtccactggcagtgtctggtattgcagctcgttcAAGTGAAAGGACAAGTGTAGTGCGGTTTATGGAAAATAAGACGTTTATCCAATCCTGGACAACATGCACGTTGAGTTTGGCAACCATGCAGATTGATATAAATTTAAGTTTGCTGTAAAACTCTGGTACCGCTTCTTGGAGAAAAATGAATGTGCCAAAAAGAAGCCTAATCTGCTGATTCATTTCCTCCTGAGCGTGGACGCAGGAGGCAACACACTGGACTATTGATATATCTAGCAGAAAATGGCATATGCCGACTTAGTAGATGACATTAAGTCACAGAACAATGTTATTCCTGTACGTGTTAGTAATAGAGATCCTTTATGCCTGGATACGGTTCAGATGCCAAGGACTAGCAGCAGTCAttgaaaatgcaataaaaaggatTCTTCATTAAGATAAACACAAAGGACAAACCGCAACACAAAGCTTACCTGTCTTAGCAGGGTTGATTTGCCACCCATGTTCGGCCCTGTGACGAGTACACAGTGGGCACTACTATCATCAACCTCCTCGTCTTTGCAGCCAATTACAATATCATTTGGGATGAAATCATCTCCAAAAAAGGTTTTTGTTATGCAAGGGTGACGGGATCCGCGGAGCTCTAGAAATGGCGCAGTGTCATCAGGCAACAAGATGTCAGGCCTGCAAACCGGTCCATCACCTCCTCGACTGTACTGCGCCAAGCATATAAGGACATCTGTAGCACAAAGGGATCATAATGAGTGAGTGAACATTATTAAATGTATCATAGATTAAATCGAATCAAACAGCTCCAATTTACTAGTTCCAGAAAGTAGCTTTGGCGAGAGAACATGGGAGTGCAGAAAATAAAGGCACGCGTTACAGAATTAAAAACTCTTCTAGAATTTGGGCCCCAACACACCAACGATTCTATTTAGAAACCACTAAGAATTCTAGACACCAGTTCTCATTTGGAATGTGAACAAGGTACAAAATTCTGATCAATTAGGATGGGAAACATTAGATTTGTCGTGTGCGATGAGTGATGGGCACGGTGTGAGGTGGGTCACTGACCGGCAGAGGGGTTCAGACTGGCCGCACTGAAGTTTAGTGGAAATGGcaaattaaagagaacctttcacctgcccatacatgtgcagcaagtaatgggcagggctgtacaaaccctgtctcactataattttttttccaatctttctcCATTACTTAGACATCAGTGCCGttctatttggcacccgatatgtaaataactccctgaacggtcaatggggtgtgtaacatcgctgtgacactgtccaatcagctacagacagtgtcacagtAAAAGCGAGGAGGAGAGCGTGTGCTCCGCCACCACCACAGAACAGAAGGTGGTgaattcttctgttccatggcgacGGGAGTACCTTcagcagctctcggcagacaaggctgATCTCTCTATCGAGAGATCAGTTTTGTTCCGCTTGTCTGCAGAGAGCttgtgcgcgcgcacacacacacacacacacaaacacacgtctaaataacggagaaagataggaAAACAGTTTGTGAGACCGGGTCtgtacagccctgcccattacttgctgcacatgtatgggcaggtgaaaggttctctttatagCCTAATGAAAATGAAACACTAAAATGGAGGTATGACGGCTGGCAGGGAGAACTGCCGGGGACCAAGTCTACCACCCGGAGCTGTAAGCAGGATCCCCAGGAGCAGAGCGCTCTCTCCCCTCCCCCAAAGAAGGTCATCCTTATAAGTACCAAGTGCCCTTCTTAACAAAAATATTCCAGCCATCAAAATGCTGCCAGGACAAAGGAAGCGGGCAAATCGGTTTAGTCAATGTAAAAAGCTTGATCTCCTTCAACGTTAGACCCTCTACAACCATTTTAAATGATGATGTACATCTATAGACTAGAACTAGTTAAAGTAGAGAATTGTGGAAAATGTACTCATTCCTGAAGTTTATTTAAGACGATACAGAAGAAGTGGAGTACAACTTAGACTTCAGGACTAAGGTAGGGGATACACTGGTAAAAGTGCCTGAACCAGATACTATGTATACAAGTACAGTATAGATGGCGGAAACATAATCTATAGTGGAGATTTTCAGTGACTAAATTGTAATCAAAGGGAACGGTCACTTACTGAAGCAGATTTGGAAGCCGCGTCAGTAAATTCTGTAAACGTTTGAGTGGCAACACAGAtttctcattgaaaacaatgggacgcATTTTGAGGGCGGACTTCGAAATCCGCATGGAATAGAATGAACAAGGTTTAAGGGGGTTCTCCAGGATTTAGAAAAAACATGGCTAGTGAGCCACACGTGTCCACAGGTAGTGTGCAGTAGTGCAGCTCAGcaacattcacttcaatggagcggagGTTTAATACCAGACTACCCATGTAGGggtgtggtgcggtttttggaagaaagcagctaggTTTTTCTAACcctagacaacacctttaaagttTTCCTAACTTTACAGAATAAGCCATCGCGTGTACGTGCATAATTACACTGTTTCTGGCCATTGTGACACTACtgcatttttttagttttttttagcagttttcccctctgcagggttTCTTACAGCAGTAACAAGCAGTGTAGCTGtgcatccagcactggggtgagctaGAACGCTTACTAGAAAGCTGCAGAAGCATCTGCCTCTATGCTCctccccatggacttctatgggcacCATGTGACCTGATCCCTCAGTAAACGGATAATCCCAAAACAGATTTTAGTAGTGAATTGATagtgaatgatcagtgcagggGGCATGCGATTAGAGCACAGTAAGTGGAGAGgggggcatttttctctaataagatagatATTATAAAAGTgtcttatattcgcttgttctATTAAATTTATGAAATGTTTGTTGAAAGGTCATTTAACTTTATCAAaattaccttaaaggggttgtccgagatttaatgaccgTGATAATGCttgcaatttataaatgtaaatacatttgtaatatacttacgttttccaaagtggccccgttgccgtggggaacttgacgggtgacgtcactctctgctctggccgctttgttgttcttgaattcttttccgggtatacgacacgtcacttgtgacgtggtgtatatcggcttcttctgcttcacagaccctaacgcgcatgcgctgtcactgctgttcgagataacagcaggggccgcgcatgcgcattacaacagaacaagccgatatacaccatgtcacaagtgacgtgtcgtatacccggaaaagaattcaagaacaacaaagcggccagagcagagagtgacgtcacccgtcaagttccccacggcaggatctggaaacggggccactttggaaaacgtaagtatattaaaaatgtatttacatttataaattgcaagcattatcacaaagtcattaaatctcggacaacccctttaaaggggttgtccaggcatggggcagtttttcatactgatgacctatcgtgacccccacgatcatatactgattacctataCGGTTAGTAGGTCATCAGTAGGAAAAGCCGCCCCATGCTTGGACATCCCCCTTTAAACAATTTCTCCCCTTACTACTGATAGATTGTATTGTGGCTTTAAAAATAATAAGATGGTACATACCCAACACAGCAAAGCACTccactgcagtttgccactctttATAATTTTTATCAAAGTTATAAAACAGCCTCCTCATGCAGTCCTTGAGGGCAGCATCTCTGCGCTCTTCTGCATTTACCAGGTCACCAAACATATTTTCTATGGACCTTGTCCAATAACGTTTGAAGCCCTTCTTTGTAGATTTTAATACATACTCCTCCGGCAAATTGCGTTCTGTTACACTCTCTGGGATTTCCATTTGGTAACGGTTCTTTGCAGTCCCCCAATAAACTATACTCTTGCACCCGAGTCTCTTGCGCTGCTTTTCCAAATAACCAGCCAGATTTTGCTCCGCAGTCTTAAGGTCTCTCAGAGCATCGTCATAGTCTGGATCAAAACCAGCTTTAGGCGTGATCACCCCAGTTTTTCTAGCTTTCTCATGGTCAAATGAAGTATCCCAACGTTTTAACTCCGAGGACAGGTCTGGAAAGCGTCCTTTGGGATTTTTATCTTTGAGGCTGACCACCTGTTTGAGAATATTGGACTTGAAATCATCAATGGCATCATCCATTATCATTATGATCTCCCGCATCACCTTAAAACCTTCCAGAGCAGAAAGGAAATCCGCTATCTTCTTCTTGCTGTAGGTGGTCTCCTCATACATGACAGCTCTGCTGTCCGGGTGGCTTTGGCTTTTCAGCGGAGAGCCAATGCTATGAATTTTACTCAAAAGTCTTTCAAGATCTGGAAGTTTTTTCAGCAGATCCCCAACCTCAGACACTTTCCCCGGAATCGCCATGAGATCCTCAACCGCATTAAGCCGATCATTGATTGAGAAAGGGTTGCAGAGTGGAGCACAAAGCCACTGTTTTAATAGACGCTTGCCGAAAGGCGTAAAGCACATGTCTAGTTTCTCTAGTAGCGTTCCTTCTGTTGAACCGTTTGTCCCATTCTGAAGAATCTCTAGGTTTGTTAGTGTAACGCCATCAAGTACCATTCGCTGACTTGTTTTAGCAAAGAAACTGGTTGAGCTTTGGGCTCTTTCAATATCAAGGTCGACAGGAATGTACTCTTCAAAATTTGCCATAGAGAGCAGCTCTTGATCAATGAGACATTTTTGGAGATAAAAAATACAAGCCCCGAGTGCAGAAAGAGCGAGTTCATGTTTCTCACCAGGTGTAAGGGCTAATGAGTCACTGTCCGAGGTCATCACTTTTAGAACCGGGGGTAACATACCACTCTCAGGGTCGTCTTTGCCATCCTTTACAAAATAACCTTCTTCAGCCAAGATCTTTAGTGTTTTCGAAGCATCCCAAAACTGAGAGGAAGGATTTAATCCCTCTTGAATCGAAGTAGAGAGGCAGCTTTTAAGAACCTTCTTTGTATCTGTTGATGGATTACACTTCTCAAAAAGGATCTGTACTGGTGTATAGTGGGCAACCAAGGTCCTAAATCTTGAACAATGGCGGTCATCATGAAATTGACCAACATAAAATTTTCCTACTGAAGTATCGACAAAGCAGACACCATAAGTTCTCTGCTGACCAGATGGATCATTCATTTTTTCCTTTACGCATAGCAGGTATTTACTCTGACTTTCTGAGGGACTTCCGTCTAACACGCTGTAGGTTTGAGTTCCTTTGGTGATAATTCTGCATATTTCTCTTCTCACAACCTTGTCAAACTTGGTTGGATGTGACGTGGATTTGCAACGTGCTTCCATCATCTCTGGCGTTTCGGTCTGCTCTACCCTGGCTACTTTGTATCCCTTCTGAACGAGAACATCTGAGAAGCGGCCAAATGCAATCTCTGGGAATCCCGAGTGAGCCCATGTGCCTTTCATGAACGTCAGACCCAACTCATTAACTCCAATGACCGCATCCATGTGGTAAAGTTCATAAAACTTCCCAACCTTATAAAATATGACAGTGTCAAAATGCTGAGATTTCAATTGCCACCATTTTCTCACGCCTGGAGTGCATTTATTGAGGAAATCGTCGGGAATGTACAGCGTGCCTGCGTCGTAATCTTCATCATTCTGCCTCTTCCGTTTTGCATCTTTCCTCCTTCCATCTTGAAGCCACTCAAACTTCTCATGCTCCCACACAGAAACACCACCAGCAACTCCAGAGTTTGACTGAGATTCAAAGGTTTCAGGGGCAGAAAATGACGTTAGCTTCATCTTGGCTTCTGTAGACACACCGACTGTTCTTTTCGGCGTTACTGGTAGATCGTTTTGTAAATTTTTAACAGGTGGCTTTGATGAGCTTCCTCTCTTGCGTTTGACAGGGACCTTGACCGGGCTGTCCTCTGTTTCAGATTCTGGTGCAAACGCTACAGCCTCATCTACCCCACTGCTGCCCTCATCGCTGCTTGCGGCATCTTTAGTGTCTGGCTTGAACTCATCATCAGAGCAATCTCCATCACTGTCCGACTCAACCAAAATTCTCCTCCTTTTGGCCTTTCCTTCACTTCTGGCCTGACGTGCTGGCCTACCGTTTTTTCCCTCAGAAATCGGTTCATCGTTTACAGAACTTTCTTCTACCTGATTAATGAAACAAAAAGGAGGAGATGTTGTCAATTTAATTGAGGATACATTGAAGTGCAAACAATCTCCTGTGTAATAATTAATTCCATACTGTATGTTATACCTTAAGCATCACAATATCTACATACGTACAGCCCAATTGACTCAGAACCCAgcattaacacacacacacacacacacacacacacacacacacacacacacacacacacacacacacacacacgaagaaTACCTGCGTCATACAGCATATGATGCTGCACACCAgtcattttcttttcattttaaaGGATTATACATCACAATGCAAGCTTTTATATCTTGCCACATCCCCATGAGACAGACTCCGGTAAGgtatgcctgcattatagacccgCTCTCTATATTTTTGGCTATAAATAGGTAATTATCTTTCAAACTGCAAGGGAAATACAGACATTGAACGGAATCCTGCAATTCACATCAGGTAAAGCCATTTTGTAGAGTTACTAAACCAAACAAACAGAATAGTTttctacatacacgcacacatcaCCCTGAACATACTATTTATAAAGACACACTGCTGTCCCAAAGGGTAactaaaaatgttcaaaaaaacttttgtcgtcagtgacaggtcagaagttttgatcggtgagtgtccgagcacagagacccccatcgatcgctaaaatgaagcagcagaagcgctctgagctgcttagtttctgatcgcctttttttggaaagccgagcgagcagtgtacgggctcatagactttctagtgtacgggctcatagactttctagtgcacgggctcatagactttctagtgcacgggctcatagactttctagtgcacgggctcatagactttctagtgtacgggctcatagactttctattgagcctgtacaccactccgaggaaagccgatcagaaactaaagcAGAACGGCACTCACCCGAGcgtttctgctgctttgttttagtgattggtgggggtctcagtccaccaatcaaaacttctgatatgtccctatgacatgtcaaaagcttttgaaagtttagttacactttaacatcTGCTCACTGGGAACAAATGAATACGGACAGTATTGCAAAGTACAAACACACATTGTGCTCTGTGATCAACTTTATTTATAACGTCCCTATTAACATCGGATAAATATGCATATGCAACTAATAAGGTTACCACGGAGTATATACGTACGCTTGTACTGAACCTGCAGCTGACAAGATTTTATATGGGAGATCCCCAATATCCTTTACAGAAGGTCTAGAAGTAGATACTTTTACACTTGTTAATCAAGAAAAGAGAACAAACTGTAGCAGACATCTGTTCTACTCGCTGCTTAAAGAAACTTTGCAACTTTTACCTCCATTTCCTCCTCGGAATCAGAAGGTTCTGTGCACAACGCCAGAGACGGTCTCTTTTCTTTGTCAGTGGTCATTGCTTCATCTGCCATTTTCATTGCTCTTACTATGTCAGGTCTGGTACTGAAAAACACACCTCCCATTTGAGTTTCTGTGGCtgttgaacctataaataaaataaaaatgtactaaGAAAACAGCTCGACAACATTCACATTATcacgcaggggggggggggggtaaagataCAGGGCTGGAATAAAGAGGGCAGCGTCATTCAGGTCAGATAAACAATTTGCACTAtacgacctagtgacaggtcctctctaACACTGATTGGCATAAACATCCATTGACCGTAAAATTCactcagagctgaaacgttgcgtgTGGAACAGGATCATGTTTTCACTTATTTGGCTGTGCTGCCGCAAATTCCTTTTTCTCCTACTTTGAAGGGTCATTGGACCGTGACCCAAGAGGCGCGCACCCGCTATATTCACTTGTCCGGTGCTGCTGACAGTAAAATTCAAGTGTGCAACCCCACCTGCTCGAAAGAACAAGGGTAACCAAGTCCAACTATTCCAGCCGCAGAGTTGGAAGCAGCAGAGCAGTCACTTCAGAATCCGATGCTTCCATTTATTTCTAGAAAGCGTGGATATCAGATCGTGAACATCTTTAAATAAATGCGTGCCCGTGACTTTTATTACGTTCAGTTTGGTGGAAAAGAAGGTCTACCTGAATAATTCTTTACATATTTTGCTCCGACCCATCCTCTGGACAGAGGCTCATCAAAAAACTGTACGTGAACATGGAGAGACTTTCCCCTTCCTCTGAGATGTGTCTCTTCTCTGGGATGGTTGTAGACTAAAGAGGGCCACCATGGGTGACCTGGCATCTTTGCCCAAACAAGATCTCCTGGTGTAAAGTCACAAACAACgctgggaaaataaaaaataagtcatTACAAAATGATTGTGGTTTACTTGTTTTTCACTCGTCCATCTTGAAGACATTTAGCAAGAGTTTTTAGGGTTTTATTTATACAAATATTGTTTAAAGATGTGCTTGaccccttaaaggggctgtccactactgaacaactaattacctatccaccggataggtcatcagtatagaaTCAGTGCATGTCCGACGCTCGGACCGCGCATCGTTTAGCCACTCTCGATGTTATGgccccattatgcgatgtacagagccggaagcagttggctccataaatagcatagcggccgtgctgcagaactgcagctccgcTCTTCTTCACTAGAATAGGACAAGGCTGCAGAACCGCAGCTCTGCTGTTATTCACTCGAATAGGAGCAGGGCTGCAGTGCCGCagctattcagtggccggagtCAACGGCTTCCGGAATGTATGTCCGGTGCTCTGAGGCACCCGGATCAGCTTAATGGTGAAGGGTCCGGGTGTctaacccccacagatcatgtactgatgatccATCCGGTGGCCATCCCTTTAAGGATGTGGCGAATTTTGTTTCTGGCAGTCCCACACACATTTAATGGAGTAGCAGGGCGCTTGCTCGTCCTCTGCCACGGTCAAGGTTCTCCTCTTGCAGTGAGCAGGAACAGGGGGCTCAGAACTCCCATTCTAGTGATAGGTGGGGGCCTCCAGCGATCATACAGTTTTTACCAATCCTGCGGATAGGTGATCAATGTCTAttctgggaaaatccctttaacttttatttagggaaaaaaaaatggccacttCACGTTACGTCAAATATAGTTCGATAATTATTCAATAAATGCTATGGTCTAATCAAATGGAATCCTCTCCCTTTGTTTTTATCACTTCGTTGCCATGGACAGTTTTGACATCTAAGATTAAACGGCTGAGATCAGCGTCATCTCCAATTTCGGCCGTTACCACGGGAGACCGGATGTCAATCACAGCTCCCGTGCCCACAGCATACTTGTGCTGTATATTTACTGCCCTGATTTCTAATGGCCGTATTCCAGTGATATAAATGTACAGCACAATAGTGTAGAGGGATTAAATTAAACGTCCATTTGTCTTCTGACATATCAAGATATTATAGGTGGACCCAGATGCTGAAACCCATTACGGACTGCTAGTGCAACCGAGTGATGGGATATAAAGGGGCGCAGTGCTCTAGTAGTCAGGAGACTATGCACAAGAAGTTCTCTTCTGACACGTCAGATGATGTTATTGGTGGGGTCGGGGGTCAGAGGTGCACATGTATTTTAATCCCTTGGCTACATCCGATGTACTATTACGTCACATGTACGCCATCACAATGTGAAGCGGGTTCAGGAGCGAGGCCTGCACCACATGTGGCGGCGCTGGCTGTTTGAAACTGCAAGAGCTGATATTGAAGTTAACTCTGATCTCAGCCGTTTAGCCCCTCATAtgtcacggtcaatagcgactgcggcatctgagCGCTTAGACAGAGGGAAGCGGGCATTAGTAAAGTCGGGAGGgacaaaaactttaaaaaaaacttgac
This genomic stretch from Rhinoderma darwinii isolate aRhiDar2 chromosome 4, aRhiDar2.hap1, whole genome shotgun sequence harbors:
- the MSH6 gene encoding DNA mismatch repair protein Msh6, whose protein sequence is MSKQSTLFSFFTKSPPSTTSKFKKIGTTTSPTEADVPSITSRKSCSPPKESAGPPKHGGRTPRAATPSVVCDFTPGDLVWAKMPGHPWWPSLVYNHPREETHLRGRGKSLHVHVQFFDEPLSRGWVGAKYVKNYSGSTATETQMGGVFFSTRPDIVRAMKMADEAMTTDKEKRPSLALCTEPSDSEEEMEVEESSVNDEPISEGKNGRPARQARSEGKAKRRRILVESDSDGDCSDDEFKPDTKDAASSDEGSSGVDEAVAFAPESETEDSPVKVPVKRKRGSSSKPPVKNLQNDLPVTPKRTVGVSTEAKMKLTSFSAPETFESQSNSGVAGGVSVWEHEKFEWLQDGRRKDAKRKRQNDEDYDAGTLYIPDDFLNKCTPGVRKWWQLKSQHFDTVIFYKVGKFYELYHMDAVIGVNELGLTFMKGTWAHSGFPEIAFGRFSDVLVQKGYKVARVEQTETPEMMEARCKSTSHPTKFDKVVRREICRIITKGTQTYSVLDGSPSESQSKYLLCVKEKMNDPSGQQRTYGVCFVDTSVGKFYVGQFHDDRHCSRFRTLVAHYTPVQILFEKCNPSTDTKKVLKSCLSTSIQEGLNPSSQFWDASKTLKILAEEGYFVKDGKDDPESGMLPPVLKVMTSDSDSLALTPGEKHELALSALGACIFYLQKCLIDQELLSMANFEEYIPVDLDIERAQSSTSFFAKTSQRMVLDGVTLTNLEILQNGTNGSTEGTLLEKLDMCFTPFGKRLLKQWLCAPLCNPFSINDRLNAVEDLMAIPGKVSEVGDLLKKLPDLERLLSKIHSIGSPLKSQSHPDSRAVMYEETTYSKKKIADFLSALEGFKVMREIIMIMDDAIDDFKSNILKQVVSLKDKNPKGRFPDLSSELKRWDTSFDHEKARKTGVITPKAGFDPDYDDALRDLKTAEQNLAGYLEKQRKRLGCKSIVYWGTAKNRYQMEIPESVTERNLPEEYVLKSTKKGFKRYWTRSIENMFGDLVNAEERRDAALKDCMRRLFYNFDKNYKEWQTAVECFAVLDVLICLAQYSRGGDGPVCRPDILLPDDTAPFLELRGSRHPCITKTFFGDDFIPNDIVIGCKDEEVDDSSAHCVLVTGPNMGGKSTLLRQAGLMVVMAQLGCYVPSEVCKLTPVDRVFTRLGASDRIMAGESTFFVELSETSSILQHATEHSLVLLDELGRGTATFDGTAIASAVVKELSERIKCRTLFSTHYHSLVEDYSHGTAVRLGHMACMVENECEDPSQETITFLYKFIKGACPKSYGFNAARLANIPDDIIQTGHKKAQEFESIILSMKIFRELFGLLERNILDSKAIGKLLAMM